The following coding sequences lie in one Terriglobia bacterium genomic window:
- a CDS encoding SPOR domain-containing protein produces the protein MMKRVADIFAGVSARTLWPVALLLSLAIPGPAQLLQPTLSVNGSPLITARPVTKVGQEWFLPLIPIAEALGVEIAISADGQELRAQHQNGTEITYDARTGQIRHGYVLVGQVRNYKQIQFAGPREDILFPLGGVVALLGVDVEEDPGHGVLRIEPSREGMEARSATAPAFSLTSLNYNYAYTTNTRDYSQSINLFGEGLAGITRLRGNMLFSRYPGQPRLNFSQGALRMELPRERKLVLGDQGIYSGIEALTNTVRGIGFEEPVRGYQFNVYGGQSMSATFGSLGGSFSRYDTGIAGFAVRKRSRTGELSLGGHYFSGDSRRGTAVGLAYGRLSTRNQFKSQVVIGLFSGLSASSVLMSRDQVPLSGMPESRTGTTLGGTDPNETSLTSPTGEFYTPIRVDGPAVGFTLKDTFTPIKRVSLGGQFDYYGRNFLTPRSDPRYSGQSDGALSVVFRPNRYTSLTAGINRREYLLGNRPGVSSRNFGALASLPGRYPVQIGFFRSEQTDSFSSPGKTSLTQFSLAMPKFSRYSAYAYYTEMEFAGQRSQHFNGIFVIDLKSRGRITLNDQLQSHSDHRLGLDWYLDLPRNSGFIRVGVDRITSMNASTGYSPLIGIRLPLPHGHSLEFTYYSDRDYRSLRVEVGGRLVRESAGTGSNFVSGSVVHRAPVTGRVFLDEDLNGAFDEAVERPVADVQVRMDGTQVAVTDARGLFRFGQVEPGAHTVQAGLEGLPADMIFADAQEKTIAVLPYRDNILNFRVVQTGRITGKVTYLDYSKNPEIPVERPLPDARITAGSRHDALSELNGIFLIGDLPPGTYELEIDRNTLPEGYAPKPASIQVVVKPGKTMGDVAFLLVIPPKPVVQKILPPQAAEPAVAFASEKAAAKETPVKDPRAGQQLPDSPQLTSASARPSPAAVSPLRPPTDTPPAKKTPASGARAVRSGRSMSPKQLDTRGGGGTSDTTARQSQGKTSGQFQLQIYAAQALNNVEERARKLRQSGFSCRISTVQIAGKGTWYRVRLVGLSSREDAIAAGELLIARGLTTAYWVVR, from the coding sequence ATGATGAAGAGGGTCGCCGATATCTTTGCCGGTGTTTCAGCCCGAACACTGTGGCCCGTTGCCTTGCTTCTGTCGCTCGCAATCCCGGGACCGGCCCAGCTCCTCCAACCCACACTGAGCGTGAACGGCAGTCCACTGATCACTGCGCGTCCGGTAACCAAAGTAGGTCAAGAGTGGTTCCTGCCGCTTATCCCGATTGCTGAGGCTCTTGGTGTGGAAATTGCCATTTCGGCAGACGGCCAGGAGCTGCGGGCGCAACATCAGAACGGCACCGAGATCACTTATGACGCCCGCACCGGCCAGATCCGGCACGGCTACGTGCTCGTCGGTCAGGTGAGAAACTACAAACAAATTCAATTTGCCGGTCCCAGGGAGGATATTCTGTTTCCCCTCGGCGGGGTGGTGGCGCTGCTGGGCGTCGACGTTGAGGAGGACCCTGGGCATGGCGTTCTCCGCATCGAACCCAGCCGGGAGGGCATGGAGGCCCGGTCAGCGACGGCTCCGGCCTTCAGCTTGACGTCTCTGAACTACAATTATGCCTATACAACCAATACCCGAGACTACAGCCAATCCATCAACCTCTTCGGCGAGGGCCTGGCAGGAATTACCCGGCTGAGGGGAAATATGCTGTTCAGTCGTTATCCGGGCCAGCCCCGCTTGAATTTCAGCCAGGGGGCTCTTCGTATGGAGCTTCCCAGGGAACGCAAGCTTGTTCTCGGTGATCAAGGAATTTACTCCGGTATTGAGGCGCTGACAAACACCGTGCGCGGTATCGGCTTTGAAGAGCCGGTTCGGGGATATCAGTTCAATGTGTACGGCGGCCAATCGATGAGTGCGACCTTCGGATCGCTCGGCGGCAGCTTTTCTCGCTATGATACCGGCATCGCCGGTTTTGCAGTGAGAAAGAGATCGAGGACTGGAGAACTTTCCTTGGGCGGGCACTATTTCTCCGGCGACAGCCGGCGGGGAACGGCCGTCGGCCTGGCGTATGGTCGACTCAGCACCAGGAATCAGTTCAAATCACAGGTCGTCATTGGCCTTTTCTCGGGGCTGAGCGCGAGCAGCGTTCTGATGAGCAGAGATCAGGTGCCTTTGAGCGGCATGCCTGAATCCCGGACGGGCACCACCCTCGGAGGAACAGATCCAAACGAAACAAGCCTCACAAGCCCGACCGGCGAGTTCTACACACCTATCAGGGTGGATGGGCCGGCCGTCGGTTTCACGCTCAAGGATACATTCACCCCGATCAAGCGAGTGTCGCTCGGCGGACAATTCGACTACTACGGCAGGAACTTTCTTACGCCGCGCTCGGACCCTCGGTATAGCGGGCAGTCAGACGGCGCCCTGTCGGTTGTGTTCCGGCCCAATCGATATACGAGTCTGACAGCCGGAATCAACAGACGCGAGTACCTTCTGGGGAATCGCCCCGGGGTCAGCAGCCGCAACTTTGGCGCACTCGCAAGTCTGCCGGGCCGATACCCCGTGCAGATCGGATTTTTCAGGTCCGAGCAGACAGATTCCTTTTCGTCCCCGGGCAAGACCTCGCTTACTCAATTCTCGCTGGCAATGCCGAAGTTCAGCCGGTATTCAGCATACGCGTACTACACAGAAATGGAATTTGCCGGCCAACGGTCGCAACACTTCAACGGTATCTTCGTGATAGATCTGAAGAGCCGCGGTCGCATCACTCTGAATGACCAGCTACAGTCGCACAGTGATCACCGCCTGGGACTGGACTGGTATCTGGACCTTCCCAGGAACAGCGGATTTATCCGAGTCGGCGTCGACCGGATCACGTCGATGAACGCATCCACCGGCTACTCTCCCCTGATAGGAATCAGGCTGCCTCTACCCCATGGACATAGCCTGGAGTTCACGTATTATTCCGACCGTGATTATCGGTCCTTGAGAGTGGAGGTTGGAGGCAGGCTTGTTCGCGAATCTGCAGGGACGGGAAGCAATTTTGTCTCAGGCAGCGTTGTGCACCGGGCACCTGTCACGGGCCGCGTCTTTCTCGATGAGGACCTCAACGGGGCCTTTGATGAAGCGGTGGAACGTCCGGTGGCCGATGTCCAGGTAAGGATGGATGGGACGCAGGTTGCAGTCACTGATGCGCGAGGCCTGTTCCGGTTCGGGCAGGTTGAGCCGGGGGCACACACCGTGCAGGCCGGCCTCGAAGGCTTGCCCGCCGATATGATCTTCGCTGACGCCCAGGAAAAAACCATCGCCGTGCTCCCCTACCGGGACAATATTCTCAATTTCCGTGTGGTGCAGACCGGGCGCATCACCGGAAAAGTGACTTATCTTGATTACAGCAAAAACCCGGAGATCCCCGTGGAGCGCCCGCTTCCTGATGCGCGTATTACAGCCGGATCCCGGCACGACGCCCTTTCCGAACTCAACGGCATTTTTTTGATCGGCGATTTGCCACCAGGCACCTACGAGCTGGAAATAGATCGCAATACCCTGCCGGAGGGCTATGCGCCGAAACCCGCTTCAATCCAGGTAGTGGTTAAGCCAGGAAAAACGATGGGAGATGTGGCTTTTCTGCTCGTGATACCTCCCAAGCCGGTCGTGCAGAAGATTCTGCCTCCCCAAGCGGCCGAACCCGCAGTGGCCTTCGCCAGCGAGAAGGCCGCCGCAAAGGAGACTCCGGTCAAAGATCCGCGCGCCGGACAGCAACTGCCTGATTCCCCGCAACTCACCTCCGCATCTGCGAGACCATCACCAGCAGCGGTTTCTCCCCTGCGGCCGCCGACCGATACGCCTCCTGCAAAGAAAACCCCCGCTTCGGGAGCCCGGGCAGTCCGAAGCGGCCGCTCGATGTCCCCCAAGCAATTGGATACCCGCGGAGGCGGGGGAACCTCCGACACAACTGCCAGGCAATCTCAGGGGAAAACCTCAGGTCAATTCCAGCTGCAAATTTATGCCGCTCAAGCGCTTAATAATGTTGAAGAACGCGCCAGAAAACTCCGCCAGTCAGGCTTTTCCTGCCGCATTTCTACTGTCCAAATCGCAGGGAAAGGGACCTGGTACCGAGTCAGGCTCGTGGGCCTCAGTTCCCGCGAAGACGCAATCGCCGCTGGGGAGCTGCTTATTGCGCGCGGACTGACAACAGCATATTGGGTGGTCCGCTAG
- a CDS encoding energy transducer TonB, with protein MLMRNRIRCLFLAISLYLTGTWGLAQIVRNKAADAPQTAPLKADSSRPTEVLSRVEPEYPPEVLRVGLRGVVRCQLIVNERGIVYEAKALVGHPWMRKPALNAVVQWKFKPLLVDGIPKPFVVLVTVSLNR; from the coding sequence ATGCTGATGCGGAACAGAATCCGTTGTCTGTTCCTGGCAATTTCCCTTTATCTCACGGGAACCTGGGGGTTGGCTCAGATAGTTCGCAACAAAGCCGCCGATGCACCGCAGACTGCGCCCCTCAAAGCAGATTCCTCCCGGCCCACAGAAGTGCTGTCTCGAGTAGAACCTGAATATCCCCCCGAGGTGCTAAGGGTGGGACTCAGGGGCGTTGTGAGATGCCAGCTGATTGTGAATGAAAGAGGGATAGTTTACGAAGCGAAAGCCCTGGTGGGCCATCCCTGGATGCGCAAACCCGCTCTGAACGCCGTGGTGCAGTGGAAATTCAAGCCTCTGCTCGTGGACGGCATTCCAAAGCCATTTGTGGTGCTTGTAACGGTCTCCCTTAACCGCTAG